In the genome of Octopus sinensis unplaced genomic scaffold, ASM634580v1 Contig17691, whole genome shotgun sequence, one region contains:
- the LOC118761819 gene encoding carnitine O-palmitoyltransferase 1, brain isoform-like produces MVGFKLCFVCFLNFKVSDWWEEFIYLVDRSSIVINSNYYTLGLAGYSRTMSCRQASRAAGFVSSLLAFRRSINTENLKPAAFHLVLEDFPAELEVDSDSEQLSHISKRLFHGKGYDRWFEKSFNLVVFSDGHNESLKRLAYEAINSHQRVTKMACTGMGIDRHLFALFIVSRFLVEKSEFLECVLQETWGMSTSQVKHISFVTIRLQFLRLLIPRFCT; encoded by the exons ATGGTGGGCTTCAaattatgttttgtttgttttttgaattTCAAGGTCTCCGATTGGTGGGAAGAGTTTATTTACTTGGTCGACAGGTCTTCCATCGTAATAAACAGCAATTACTACACTCTGGGGTTGGCAGGGTACTCGAGGACCATGTCTTGTCGTCAGGCATCACGTGCCGCTGGGTTTGTCTCAAGTTTATTGGCTTTTCGTCGAAGCATCAACACCGAGAATCTCAAGCCT GCTGcttttcatttggttcttgaggACTTCCCTGCAGAGTTGGAAGTGGACTCGGACAGTGAACAACTCAGTCACATCTCCAAACGCCTATTTCATGGAAAAGGATACGACCGGTGGTTTGAAAAGTCCTTTAACCTCGTCGTCTTCTCTGACGGACAC AATGAAAGTCTAAAAAGACTGGCATATGAAGCAATAAACTCACATCAACGAGTTACCAAAATGGCTTGCACTGGAATGGGGATTGACCGTCATTTATTCGCTCTTTTCATTGTTTCGAGATTTTTGGTGGAAAAATCGGAATTTTTGGAATGCGTTCTTCAAGAGACATGGGGAATGTCTACTAGTCAAGTAAAACACATATCTTTTGTCACAATCAGACTCCAGTTTCTCAGACTTCTGATCCCGCGTTTTTGCACCTGA